One window of Manihot esculenta cultivar AM560-2 chromosome 17, M.esculenta_v8, whole genome shotgun sequence genomic DNA carries:
- the LOC110605534 gene encoding coiled-coil domain-containing protein 97 produces MERRESPTVIGQTEKREKMQKTVRKEAMESITERLSAMENLYFPRALQSNATHPSNRKSLLLDLLSKDVAVFLERYGAKLTWEELGEFDMLNNDYEINWHLKNLRSKVSPTSDELKSRSVKVKNRRLAYLNRLIHDGTYFSEEAMREREPYLHHEFVGKFQDPSARGMARRGERWSETLMRRSEEAILVSKIRAEQQRLGVAERDWVGNEMNQQEEEEDVEEEEEEEEEEDEEEEAKTVPGGVHSTEMIDNTRGAQPTRGQHNEEAALSQEEKEDMMNQFTYIMHQKFLSGEDHQHMDYSKIDDDETLDDHWLREVSLDAEDKYFAEDEDD; encoded by the exons ATGGAACGGAGAGAAAGCCCAACGGTGATAGGACAAacggaaaaaagagaaaaaatgcaGAAAACAGTGAGGAAAGAAGCGATGGAGAGCATTACAGAGAGGCTATCGGCGATGGAAAATCTCTACTTCCCTCGCGCTCTTCAATCCAACGCCACTCATCCCTCCAACCGCAAGTCTCTTCTCCTCGACCTCCTCTCCAAAGACGTCGCTGTTTTCCTAG AGAGATATGGAGCAAAACTGACATGGGAAGAGCTTGGGGAATtcgatatgctaaacaatgactaCGAGATAAATTGGCACCTCAAGAATCTTCGAAGCAAAGTGAGTCCAACTTCCGATGAGTTGAAATCCAGGTCTGTGAAGGTTAAGAACAGGAGGCTCGCTTACTTGAATAGATTGATACATGACGGCACCTACTTCTCTGAGGAGgctatgagagagagagagccatATTTGCATCACGAGTTTGTGGGTAAGTTTCAGGATCCGAGTGCCAGAGGCATGGCGAGGCGAGGGGAGCGGTGGTCTGAGACGTTGATGAGGAGGTCTGAGGAGGCTATTTTGGTTTCTAAGATCAGGGCGGAGCAGCAGAGATTGGGTGTGGCTGAGAGGGATTGGGTTGGTAATGAAATGAACCAacaagaggaggaagaggatgtagaagaagaagaagaagaggaagaggaagaagacgAGGAGGAAGAAGCAAAGACCGTACCTGGTGGCGTGCACTCCACTGAG ATGATTGACAATACACGGGGTGCCCAGCCAACCAGAGGTCAGCATAATGAGGAGGCAGCTTTATcccaagaagaaaaggaagatatGATGAATCAATTTACCTACATCATGCACCAAAAATTCCTTTCTGGGGAAGACCATCAACACATGGATTACTCAAAAATAGATGATGATGAGACCTTGGATGATCACTGGCTTAGGGAAGTCAGCCTCGATGCAGAAGATAAGTATTTTGCTGAAGATGAGGATGATTAA